From the genome of Primulina eburnea isolate SZY01 chromosome 12, ASM2296580v1, whole genome shotgun sequence, one region includes:
- the LOC140808268 gene encoding 21 kDa protein-like, with protein sequence MESHFRVSLLAAALILISPSLHLASAARPAAGTTSTEFIRTSCSATAYPTLCFSSLSSRASAIQRSPKLLAHAALSVSIDTARATSGDMVRLSTGTKMTPRELGAMHDCMEELGDSVDRLSSSMAEMNQINSSNFGLMMSDIQTWVSAALTDEDTCMEGFAGNSMAGGVKTTVRGKIVNVAHVTSNALALINSYASLHG encoded by the coding sequence atggaaAGCCACTTTCGTGTATCACTATTAGCAGCTGCTCTGATCTTAATCTCTCCATCTCTTCACTTGGCCTCCGCCGCCAGACCCGCCGCCGGAACCACCAGCACCGAGTTCATCAGAACTTCATGCAGCGCCACGGCATATCCAACCCTCTGCTTCTCCTCCCTCTCAAGCCGTGCAAGCGCCATACAGCGGAGTCCCAAGCTGCTTGCTCACGCAGCCCTATCTGTCAGCATAGACACAGCCCGCGCCACCTCCGGTGACATGGTCAGGCTCTCGACAGGCACCAAGATGACCCCAAGGGAATTGGGCGCCATGCACGACTGCATGGAGGAGCTGGGTGACTCGGTGGACAGACTCAGCAGCTCCATGGCGGAGATGAACCAAATCAATAGCTCCAATTTCGGGTTAATGATGAGCGACATTCAGACGTGGGTCAGCGCTGCCTTGACGGATGAGGACACCTGTATGGAAGGCTTCGCCGGAAATTCCATGGCCGGCGGTGTAAAGACAACCGTAAGGGGGAAGATTGTGAATGTGGCTCATGTAACCAGCAACGCTTTGGCTCTCATCAACAGCTATGCTTCTCTCCATGGTTGA
- the LOC140808398 gene encoding uncharacterized protein: MNAHFFFKLPKNAFTTEMVQIVGDAEIRTMCKCFRNHSVITLWSQENYFTPLKDANIGVGSNPSDDTKAGPQVLNATDDNEGGTSESFGSDPIDDNHIGLDDVSIGDDEDSLDGSFHESDEDVDSESSTENDEEDEKATEFWYSDIEVDDELISLASSDDEEACRKHHFFSDRMNMKRALQEFKAGEEKQMHPRVLEQFLIWAQLLPRVKEQQLHLQYHNINHCLQART, translated from the exons ATGAATGCgcattttttctttaaattgcCGAAAAATGCATTTACCACTGAAATGGTGCAGATTGTTGGTGATGCAGAGATCCGCACGATGTGTAAGTGCTTTAGGAATCATAGTGTTATAACATTGtggtcacaagaaaattatttcacTCCACTGAAAGATGCAAATATTGGTGTTGGAAGTAATCCAAGTGATGATACAAAGGCTGGACCACAAGTACTGAATGCAACTGATGATAATGAAGGTGGGACAAGTGAGTCATTTGGGAGTGACCCGATAGATGATAATCACATTGGACTTGATGATGTTTCAATTGGAGATGATGAAGACTCATTAGATGGTAGCTTTCATGAATCTGATGAGGATGTGGATTCAGAATCTTCTACAGAGaatgatgaagaagatgaaaAGGCCACAGAGTTTTGGTATAGCGACATTGAGGTAGATGATGAACTTATTAGTTTGGCAAGTTCTGATGATGAGGAAGCTTGTCGAAAACATCATTTCTTCTCTGACAGAATGAACATGAAAAG GGCTCTTCAAGAATTCAAAGCAGGAGAAGAAAAACAAATGCATCCACGAGTGTTAGAACAATTTCTAATCTGGGCACAACTCCTACCGAGAGTGAAAGAGCAGCAACTTCACCTCCAGTATCACAACATCAATCACTGTCTTCAAGCAAGAACATGA
- the LOC140808415 gene encoding uncharacterized protein: protein MNAQMLAGMTQFFAQFAGNNAVVTRPTGPEAVYERFMKMRPKEFSGTSDPMVAEGWIKSLEVIFEFMELGDADRVRCATYLFTGDARLWWEGASVALTLATLSWTRFTEVFYSKYFTDEVRSRLTREFMTLRQGELTVTEFVRKFERGCHFVPLIANDAGAKLRHFLDGLRPILRRDVRVAGPTTYEIAVSRALAAEQDLIDIERDRLGKRPVQVPHRPPTQQHQHQHKRPFHGPPRFRGGPQQQQQGRAVPRPFEHPLCPKCSRRHPGACMFGSGKCYKCGSPDHTLPYCPQKNLPTQGRVFALHAAETNPDTMLMTGTDDVGTEGEDQ from the exons atgaatgcccagatgctagctgggatgacacagttcttcgcacagtttgcggggaacaatgctgtggtgactaggccgacagggcccgaggctgtttacgagcgatttatgaagatgcgtccaaaggagttttctgggacttctgaccccatggttgccgagggatggatcaaatctctcgaggtcattttcgagtttatggagctaggagacgcagaccgagtccggtgtgccacctatctgttcactggagacgcccgcttatggtgggaaggagcttcgGTAGCCTTGACTTTGGCTACACTTTCTTGGACCCGCTTTACGGAGGTattttactccaaatattttactgatgagGTGCGTTCAcggttgaccagggagttcatgaccctgagacagggagagctgactgttacggagtttgtccgtaagtttgagaggggctgCCATTTCGTGCCcctgattgcgaatgatgcGGGTGCCAAGCTGAGGCACTTTCTTGATggactacggccgatcttgcgccgtgatgttagggtggctggccctactacctatgagATTGCCGTTTCTAGAGCTCTGGCTGCAGAGCAGGATCTTATCGACATTGAGAGGGATCGCTTGGGGAAGCGACCAGTccaggtaccacaccgccctcctactcagcagcatcagcatcagcataaGAGGCCTTTTCACGGCCCGCCCAGATTCAGAGGAGgacctcagcagcagcagcagggacgtgCAGTCCCGAGGCCATTTGAACACCCACTCTGTCCCAAGTGCTCACGCCGCCACCCTGGAGCATGTATGTTTGGCTCagggaagtgttacaagtgtggtagcCCAGACCACACGCTGCCGTATTGCCCTCAGAAGAACCTACCTACCcagggcagagtttttgctctccatgctgcGGAGACGAACCCCGATACCATGTTGATGACAG gtactgatgatgttggGACCGAGGgcgaggaccagtga
- the LOC140806807 gene encoding probable disease resistance protein At1g61190: MADSWLNPLKEVAKCIVPEALCPPVKRHIDYWWCLEGNVQGLRDEMGRLERKRRKIEGNIEEARLRAEIPTTDVQNWSNEGSQKLEEATRILQSCGDLKLWNIIPRYSVGKSAKETAEGIAKLREEGNLLRIADPPPPAAMVPICRPPNLEFQSRKIMEEDIIKSLKDGNARMIAICGAGGVGKTTMVRRIEDRVRKEFDEIVTVVVSQQTDKLKIQKQIAEILRLGLSEETLDGRAHILRTRLMDSKKKLIIFDDVWKRFEPENIGVPYGGCKIILTVSAQRCM, from the coding sequence ATGGCAGACTCTTGGTTAAATCCGCTTAAAGAAGTTGCAAAATGCATAGTTCCTGAGGCCCTTTGCCCTCCCGTCAAGCGCCATATTGATTATTGGTGGTGCTTGGAAGGAAATGTTCAAGGTCTGAGGGACGAAATGGGTCGTTTGGAAAGGAAAAGGCGCAAAATTGAGGGAAATATTGAAGAGGCTCGGCTTCGTGCCGAGATTCCTACGACTGATGTCCAAAATTGGTCGAATGAAGGCTCTCAGAAGCTTGAGGAGGCGACGAGGATTTTGCAAAGCTGCGGTGATCTTAAGCTATGGAATATAATACCGCGGTACTCGGTGGGAAAGAGTGCCAAAGAAACAGCAGAAGGCATAGCAAAACTACGAGAAGAAGGAAATTTGCTTAGGATTGCTGATCCCCCCCCTCCGGCAGCAATGGTACCTATCTGTCGTCCACCAAATTTGGAGTTTCAATCGAGAAAAATCATGGAGGAAGACATCATCAAATCTTTGAAAGATGGCAACGCCCGCATGATAGCGATTTGCGGCGCGGGAGGTGTTGGGAAGACAACTATGGTGCGAAGAATTGAGGATAGGGTGAGAAAAGAATTTGATGAGATTGTGACTGTAGTTGTCAGTCAACAAACTGACAAGCTTAAAATTCAGAAGCAAATTGCAGAAATATTACGTTTGGGTTTGAGCGAGGAGACTTTGGATGGTAGAGCACATATATTGCGCACCAGGCTAATGGATTCGAAGAAGAAACTCATAATATTTGATGATGTTTGGAAAAGATTTGAGCCGGAGAATATAGGAGTTCCTTACGGAGGATGCAAAATTATATTGACAGTCTCGGCTCAAAGATGTATGTGA
- the LOC140807963 gene encoding disease resistance protein At4g27190-like isoform X3 has translation MEADKFIEIQVLDKKEAWTLFREKSGDCIDDLYLRPIAEEVVAECKGLPIALATVGKALQKKNIKSWKDALLQLRGANPTNFPQVLENVYMPLKLSYDFLETESEKSLFLLCCLFPEDYNIRIEDLALLSFGLGMFKGINNIEDGRNRTYHLLERLRSRFLLMTGRNEHEVKMHDVVRDVAIFIGSEEKQGFLNVCSMDSSRNCNWMSVEISNIANAKLPVGLDFPNLRLLMILNSNYSEFPEGFDVNDICFKGMEELTVLYFSNQRIKSLPSSLEFLKKLKKLHLKYCEVKDISVVGELASLEILHVWRCNKIEELPANVGGLKFLRLLELRDCEKLERIVAGVISSLVGLEELKIVDCFNKWEAKGNVSEERNASLSELESLSNLTCLEIDISDPNLVAQEILLSKQLRRYQIRACEMDPFLFDGMKHERRITLQLARDVTVGNWIRRLGKNTQSLALLGDGSN, from the coding sequence ATGGAAGCCGATAAATTTATTGAAATTCAAGTCTTAGACAAAAAAGAAGCTTGGACACTTTTTAGAGAGAAATCTGGTGATTGCATTGATGACTTATATTTGCGTCCCATAGCAGAAGAAGTCGTAGCAGAATGCAAAGGTTTGCCAATTGCGCTTGCAACCGTTGGTAAAGCTCtgcaaaagaaaaatataaagtCATGGAAAGATGCACTTTTACAACTGAGAGGAGCTAACCCGACGAATTTCCCGCAAGTTCTGGAAAATGTTTATATGCCTCTGAAACTGAGTTACGATTTCTTGGAAACTGAAAGTGAAAAGTCCCTTTTCCTGCTATGTTGCTTGTTTCCCGAAGATTATAACATCCGGATTGAGGACTTGGCTTTGCTCAGCTTTGGGTTAGGCATGTTTAAGGGAATCAACAATATCGAAGATGGAAGAAACAGAACTTATCATTTATTGGAGAGGCTTAGAAGTCGTTTTTTATTGATGACTGGTAGAAATGAACATGAGGTAAAAATGCATGATGTTGTTCGTGATGTGGCTATTTTCATTGGTTCAGAAGAAAAGCAAGGGTTTTTGAATGTGTGCTCAATGGATTCATCTCGCAATTGCAATTGGATGTCGGTGGAAATTTCCAATATTGCCAATGCCAAGCTTCCTGTTGGGTTGGATTTTCCAAATCTTCGTCTCTTGATGATTCTGAATTCCAATTATTCAGAATTTCCCGAAGGATTTGATGTCAATGATATTTGTTTTAAAGGAATGGAGGAGCTGACAGTCTTGTATTTCTCAAATCAAAGAATTAAATCACTTCCATCATCTCTGGAATTcctaaaaaaacttaaaaagtTGCACTTGAAATATTGCGAGGTGAAAGACATATCAGTTGTTGGAGAGTTGGCAAGTTTGGAAATTCTTCACGTCTGGCGCTGTAACAAAATTGAAGAATTACCAGCAAATGTCGGGGGATTGAAATTTCTAAGATTATTAGAATTGAGGGATTGCGAGAAACTCGAAAGAATAGTGGCTGGTGTCATATCAAGCTTGGTTGGGTTGGAGGAATTGAAGATAGTTGATTGCTTTAACAAATGGGAAGCAAAGGGAAATGTAAGTGAAGAAAGGAATGCTAGTCTTTCAGAACTTGAGTCTCTCAGCAATTTGACTTGCTTGGAGATTGATATATCTGATCCCAACTTGGTCGCCCAAGAGATATTGCTTTCAAAGCAGTTAAGAAGATATCAAATTCGTGCTTGTGAGATGGACCCATTTTTATTTGATGGCATGAAGCATGAGAGAAGAATCACACTCCAATTAGCGAGAGACGTGACAGTAGGAAATTGGATTCGGCGACTAGGAAAGAACACCCAGTCCCTAGCATTACTTGGAGATGGTTCAAACTAA
- the LOC140807963 gene encoding uncharacterized protein isoform X2: MNAIDWKFPMLERLKLIGLGELEEIIDGTIPEGSNSFQNLESLVVEHLPKLGYLWKSPNQNVSLVSLKSITILRCPNLRYLFSMATARSLVQLQSLEISSCDTIEQVLWNEMESNTEASIIEFPKLKTLQLYKLPNLLAFTQGVEIIKFPHLIELEIINCPKLRTKIDKYPTGMIGRLHVHNHDTIEEIFRDGGNRRIIFQELYKLELLGLPCLTTFYKGVESIKFPKLNELWIVNLPRLNSFLPIDPEPTHDHHSLHFFCNKKVEIIGLKTLRLWDMPDKISKIWCRHIPISFFHNLETLFIYKVDGIRNLISSAIAKALVNLYMLQIRYCKEMIDVTEDETHVTVNFVFPNLKYLYIEYNCKLRSFCQWKHAFELPSLFDVRITHCPLMKTFTLGSLSTPKLRQFRLNGEDIEMKDLNVGIHHFISTKHNANEDENKDEYNEDEKHEDRKETEGEETTESSNNNIM; encoded by the exons ATGAATGCAATCGATTGGAAATTCCCCATGTTGGAGCGCCTGAAGCTGATAGGACTCGGAGAGTTGGAAGAGATAATTGATGGTACAATTCCAGAGGGATCCAATTCCTTCCAAAATCTAGAATCACTGGTTGTTGAACATCTTCCCAAGTTGGGATATTTGTGGAAGAGTCCAAATCAGAATGTTTCACTGGTCAGCCTCAAGTCCATAACCATTCTCCGTTGTCCCAATCTACGATATCTCTTCTCAATGGCAACAGCAAGGAGTCTTGTACAACTTCAAAGCCTTGAAATTTCTTCATGTGACACGATTGAACAAGTGTTGTGGAATGAAATGGAAAGCAACACAGAGGCTTCTATTATTGAGTTCCCAAAGTTGAAGACACTGCAACTGTACAAACTGCCAAACCTTTTAGCTTTCACCCAAGGAGTTGAAATCATAAAATTCCCCCATTTGATAGAACTAGAAATCATAAACTGCCCAAAACTCCGAACCAAAATCGACAAATACCCAACCGGGATGATTGGGCGGCTCCACGTTCATAATCATGACACTATAGAAGAAATATTTAGGGATGGTGGAAATCGCCGTATCATATTCCAAGAATTGTATAAATTGGAGCTACTTGGTCTGCCATGCCTGACAACGTTCTACAAAGGTGTTGAAAGCATCAAGTTTCCAAAGCTGAATGAGTTGTGGATTGTAAATTTGCCAAGGCTGAATAGTTTTTTGCCAATAGATCCAGAACCGACTCACGACCATCATTCTCTTCATTTCTTTTGCAATAAAAAG GTTGAAATTATTGGTCTAAAGACACTTAGGCTATGGGACATGCCCGATAAAATAAGCAAGATATGGTGTCGTCATATCCCAATCAGTTTCTTTCATAATCTTGAGACGTTGTTTATATATAAAGTTGATGGCATCAGAAACTTAATATCATCTGCGATCGCAAAAGCTCTTGTTAATCTCTATATGCTACAAATACGATATTGCAAAGAGATGATTGACGTGACTGAGGATGAGACACATGTAACTGTTAACTTTGTTTTTCCTAATCTGAAATATTTGTATATTGAATATAATTGTAAGTTGAGAAGTTTTTGCCAATGGAAGCACGCATTTGAGTTACCATCACTTTTCGATGTACGAATAACCCATTGCCCTTTGATGAAAACTTTCACTTTGGGATCGCTAAGTACGCCAAAATTACGCCAGTTCCGCTTAAATGGCGAGGACATTGAAATGAAAGACTTGAACGTCGGCATACATCATTTCATAAGTACTAAG CATAATGCAAACGAAGATGAGAACAAGGATGAGTACAATGAGGATGAGAAGCATGAGGATAGGAAAGAGACAGAAGGCGAGGAAACGACAGAGAGTAGCAACAACAATATTATGTGA
- the LOC140807963 gene encoding uncharacterized protein isoform X1 → MNAIDWKFPMLERLKLIGLGELEEIIDGTIPEGSNSFQNLESLVVEHLPKLGYLWKSPNQNVSLVSLKSITILRCPNLRYLFSMATARSLVQLQSLEISSCDTIEQVLWNEMESNTEASIIEFPKLKTLQLYKLPNLLAFTQGVEIIKFPHLIELEIINCPKLRTKIDKYPTGMIGRLHVHNHDTIEEIFRDGGNRRIIFQELYKLELLGLPCLTTFYKGVESIKFPKLNELWIVNLPRLNSFLPIDPEPTHDHHSLHFFCNKKVEIIGLKTLRLWDMPDKISKIWCRHIPISFFHNLETLFIYKVDGIRNLISSAIAKALVNLYMLQIRYCKEMIDVTEDETHVTVNFVFPNLKYLYIEYNCKLRSFCQWKHAFELPSLFDVRITHCPLMKTFTLGSLSTPKLRQFRLNGEDIEMKDLNVGIHHFISTKVSFYEYPIHNFHLITMYICCLYVACVRMNFCFCFIQKSTTPLYILSL, encoded by the exons ATGAATGCAATCGATTGGAAATTCCCCATGTTGGAGCGCCTGAAGCTGATAGGACTCGGAGAGTTGGAAGAGATAATTGATGGTACAATTCCAGAGGGATCCAATTCCTTCCAAAATCTAGAATCACTGGTTGTTGAACATCTTCCCAAGTTGGGATATTTGTGGAAGAGTCCAAATCAGAATGTTTCACTGGTCAGCCTCAAGTCCATAACCATTCTCCGTTGTCCCAATCTACGATATCTCTTCTCAATGGCAACAGCAAGGAGTCTTGTACAACTTCAAAGCCTTGAAATTTCTTCATGTGACACGATTGAACAAGTGTTGTGGAATGAAATGGAAAGCAACACAGAGGCTTCTATTATTGAGTTCCCAAAGTTGAAGACACTGCAACTGTACAAACTGCCAAACCTTTTAGCTTTCACCCAAGGAGTTGAAATCATAAAATTCCCCCATTTGATAGAACTAGAAATCATAAACTGCCCAAAACTCCGAACCAAAATCGACAAATACCCAACCGGGATGATTGGGCGGCTCCACGTTCATAATCATGACACTATAGAAGAAATATTTAGGGATGGTGGAAATCGCCGTATCATATTCCAAGAATTGTATAAATTGGAGCTACTTGGTCTGCCATGCCTGACAACGTTCTACAAAGGTGTTGAAAGCATCAAGTTTCCAAAGCTGAATGAGTTGTGGATTGTAAATTTGCCAAGGCTGAATAGTTTTTTGCCAATAGATCCAGAACCGACTCACGACCATCATTCTCTTCATTTCTTTTGCAATAAAAAG GTTGAAATTATTGGTCTAAAGACACTTAGGCTATGGGACATGCCCGATAAAATAAGCAAGATATGGTGTCGTCATATCCCAATCAGTTTCTTTCATAATCTTGAGACGTTGTTTATATATAAAGTTGATGGCATCAGAAACTTAATATCATCTGCGATCGCAAAAGCTCTTGTTAATCTCTATATGCTACAAATACGATATTGCAAAGAGATGATTGACGTGACTGAGGATGAGACACATGTAACTGTTAACTTTGTTTTTCCTAATCTGAAATATTTGTATATTGAATATAATTGTAAGTTGAGAAGTTTTTGCCAATGGAAGCACGCATTTGAGTTACCATCACTTTTCGATGTACGAATAACCCATTGCCCTTTGATGAAAACTTTCACTTTGGGATCGCTAAGTACGCCAAAATTACGCCAGTTCCGCTTAAATGGCGAGGACATTGAAATGAAAGACTTGAACGTCGGCATACATCATTTCATAAGTACTAAGGTAAGTTTCTATGAATATCCAATACATAACTTTCATCTTATTACAATGTATATTtgttgtttatatgttgcatgtgTTAGAATGAATTTTTGCTtttgttttattcaaaaaaGTACGACCCCTCTTTATATTTTGTCTTTATAA